The genome window GCCGTCGCTGACGTAGGCGTGGGACGGGCCGCCATTGACCGTATCGCTGTAGCCAACGATTCGACCCTTGTCATTGATGCCGAGGGCGAACGACTGACTGTTGCCGCGCGAAAAAGGGGTCTCTGCGCCGAGCACACCGAGGGAGTAAAGATCCCCGGACGACGCCTTGGTCGAAAAGCTTCCGCAAAAGTAACCGTTGGCCGTCTGCTTGTTGCAGAACCCCGATGCGCCACCGGCGATCTGCCCGGTGGCATTGACCGCCCGGCCGTAAGTCTCGTTGTCGTTGAAGAGGCTCGGAAATGCACCCACGTCGGTGAACGCGCCGCCGCCTGGAGCGGTCACGAACGCGTGAAAGGGCGCGTTCACGGGGTTCGTTCCGTAGGTGGGCTGAAACTGGCCCGCGATCTGCCCGGAGGCATTGATGGCCCAGGCGTAGATTCCGCCGGTGCCGGCGGGAGGTGTGATCCGTACGAGCGGGCCACCCGTACCGTTGGGAGAACTGACGAAGACACCATCGCCGTTACCCAGGTTGCCGACGATCGTGCCGTAGTCGTTGATGCCTCTCGCGCTGCTCACGGGATTGCCGAATACGGCGCCCGGGGTACCCAGATTTCGGATACCCGCTCCATTCGGACCGGTTGCGAAGGCATATGTCCTGAAGTTGGGGTCCGCGCTGTCCCCGACGACCTGCCCTCGATTGTTCAGGCCATGCGCGGTGCTCTCGCAGTTGCCCAGCACGCCGACATCGATCACGGTGTACTGCTGCGCCGGCGAGGAACCGCAAACACATGCGAGACACAACCCCGCGACGGGAACCGCAAGGCTCGAACGTGGATGGCGCATCGAGGAAGGGTTACGGTGGTGGCGACTGCCGGCAAATGTACCAGCATTCCAGGTGGCGGATGCGGATGCGTGGAACGGGATTCGAATCCGGTCACCGTGCGGCGGCGCATCGGCCGGAAGCCGGGCAGGCCGGGTTGTTCCATGGAACAAGGACCATGGTCAAGACAACGGGGGCTCGTGGCCCCCGTTGTTCACTCGCGAAACGGCTTGGTCGATCAGGCCGTCTCTGACTTCTTGCCGATGTAACCGTAGTACGTGTTGTTGCGCTCCACGCCTTCGCGGTTGTACTCGTCCTTCATCTGGGCCAGCTTGTCGTGGCTCATCTTGTCCATCACGTCCGCGGTGACTTGGTAGTTGTACAGGCGGGCGGAGTTCTCTCCGAAGATCATCCGCTTCACCTTGCTGTCGGCGTCGCCCAGGCGAATCTTCCAGCCCATCTTCTTCATCATGTCCTCGGGAATCTCGAGGCGGCGGAACGCTTCGATCTGCCATTGCGGCGATCCGTACCACACCGAGTCCGTGCCCCAGACGACGTGATCGGCACCCAGACCGTTCACGAGCGAGCCGACCACCGCGGCTGCCATGCGCGGATTCGTCACCGCACACGTCGCGAAGGTCGTCCCGAGTTCACCGTACACGTTGGTGAGGCCGTTCTGGTCGCGCATGCGGGCGAGATCGGTCACCCAGTCGATACGGCCGGTCTGCTCGAACTTGGCGAGATCGTGCGCAGGATCCTCGAGGAAGATCCGCAGCGCGCCGTGGTACATGATGAAGGCGAAGTCCGGATTGTCCTTGGCGGCCTTCGGCAGATCGTCCACGGTGGCGTGCTTCCAGACGCCCGGCCACGACTTCTCGTAGTCGCGCGGAAGCAGTCCCTTGTGGATACAGATGATGCGGTTGAGACCCGATTGGCGCGCACGCTCGTAGAACGGATAGACCAGCTTCTCGTCGTCGAGGCGCCATGCCGTGCCCTTCGCACTCGGCGAGAGAGGATCGCCGATCGTGTAGCCCTTCCACGAATCCGGCTGGTACTCGGCGATGGACTTCTCCACCTCGTCCATCCACCCTGGCGTGCCGGGCGTGAAGACGGAGTGCGACAGCAGACGGCGGCTGCCTGAAATGGTGTTCACCACCGAGCGGGCATCCCGCAGCTGATCGTTGTAGAGCAGGTACCACGACGGATCGTCGAAGGGCGCGCTGGACAGCAGGGCCACTTTCGTGTCGCTGTCCATGAAGATTTCCTTCAGGTAGTTCTCGAACTTGTAGCGGGCGAGCGTCATGGGGGTCTTCGCCATGGCGGGATTCCACCGCTCGACCGCATACTTGCCGAGCCCGAGAAGTCCTTCCTTGTCGAAGTCGTCGCGCACGAAGTGCGTCTGATCGTCGAAGATGAACTGGTTGGCAAGCTGCCGTGAACGCTCGTTGGCGAAATCGCGATCCTTCGCCTCGACCTCCGATACGTTGAATACCGGGCCGAACACCTGGTTCATCGCGAGAAACGCGGCGGCGAAACCGGAGGCGGACTTGAGGAAGCTGCGGCGATCCACGCCGTGGTACTTGGCGTACTTGTCGCTGTACTCGTTGATCAGGCCTTCGACCTGCCGCTGTTGCGCGGTCTGGGGTGGCGGGTTGTATTCGCCATTGGAAACGATCTGGGTGGGGATGGGCGAACGGAATGCTGCCTTGTCCGCCGGTAGAACTTCTTCCAGTTCCTTGTCCGACAACCATCCTGCCGGTCTTTCACTCATTTTCCTACCTCCCTTTATCGTGGTTTGGGACGGGTACTTTGAGCATCGTGGACCCAAGCATGGGCCCATGGCGAACCCGCGCCGCGATATTTCGCGAGCGAGAGGGGCGTGTCAAGGATTCCGCGAGGCGTTTTGCCAGTCAGGCATTGGGAAAACGCGTGGCAATGGCGATGACATTATTGGTGATCAAACGTTCGACATGGCAACCGACATGGCAACCGTGACAGAAGAAGCTCCATCGAAACTGGAGGGTCGCCTGCGCGATCGGGAGGATCGATGGTCAGTTGCAGTGCAGCGAACCAGGCCGCAAGAAACGCTGCGCATGTCCTTCTTGTTGCGCTGCGGGCAGAGGCGGCATCGCGGCGCCTGTCACCGTGAAATGCGGACGGGGATCTCGAACGTGCGGCTGCATCGGCTCGCTTTGCAGTTCTGCTGCGATGCGATGGTGTCGGCCCTGTCTTCGTGAAGAAGGACGCGAACAGGAGTCCGGATTCCGCCGCGGGGCGGCCTCACGCGGACCGTCGACCGGGAGGCCGCCGGCTCGTCGTGTTCGAAACCGGTCAGAGCGATTCCAGAAATTTCAGAAGTGCCTGCCGATCCTGTGACGGCATCGAACGGAACGTGTTGCGGGACTCCGTCGCCTCGCCCCCGTGCCACAGGATGGCCTCCGTGAAGTTCCGGGCGCGCCCGTCGTGCAGGTAGGCCGGGCTCCCGTTCACGGTTTCCGACAGGCCGATGCCCCACAGCGGCGGCGTGCGCCAATCGCGTCCGCCGGCTTCGAAATCGGGACGCCCGTCCGCCAGCCCTTCACCCATGTCGTGCAGGAGCAGATCGGTGTAGGGATGAAAAGTCTGTCCGGCGAGCGCCGGAAGCGGCGGGAACTCTTGAGCGGTCTTCATCTGCGGCGTGTGACAAGTGCTGCACCCTGCCTCGCCGAAGATCGTCTCGCCGCGCTGCACCAGCGGATCGCCGCTACTGCGTCTTGCCGGCACCGCCAGAGCGAGCGTCCAGAACTCCAGTTCGTCCCAGTCGGTCGTCACCAGTTCGGGGTCGTTGCCAGGCGTCTGCGCTGCACACAGTGTCTGCACATGCGGGCAGTTCTGGGCGCGGTAGAGGGGGAGGTGAGGCCCATGTCCCCCAGCGCAGCCACGGCGATCTGCTGCCGGATACTGGGCTGATTCGCTTTCCAGCCGAAACGCCCGATGGCCACGCGCGCGTTGACCGCATCCCACACCCGGTTCACCCGACCGTTCATACCGAGCGATCGCTGCATTTCCATGCGCTCCAGCAGCGCGGCATCCGGAACGGCCTGGAGCAGCCCCAATCCGAAGACCGGCTGGGCAAGTCGCAACGAAAACATGGCCTGGGGACCGAACTCGCCGAAGGCGAGATTCGTTGCGCGAAGAAGGGGGCGCCGAAGCGGCACCTGCTCGCCGTCGCCCAGCGTGACGACGTGTTCCTGCCAATCGACATGGAGTTCGGCTTCCGGGGGGACCGGAGCCGTGTGATAGGCAAAGTCCGGAAACGGGCCGCGCAGAGCCCCGTTCTGCAACTGATCGCCGTAGGCGGGATGCGCAACGGGCTCTCCATGCTCGCCGGTACCGGGAACCGAGATGCGCACGAGCATCGAAAGGAGCTGTTCGTCCGGGGACGCAGGAGGGCGGCCACGTCCGGCCCCGCCGTGGCATTCGCCGCAGCTCTTCGCGATGTAGGTGGGTCCCAGTCCCCATTCGAACTGAAGCGACGTGACCGATGCCCACTTCTTGTCGAAGTGGTGGCGTCCCCGGTTGAAAGCCTGCAGCGATTGCCGGGGGAGGCCGGCGATCGGCTGCAGGTACGCCTCCGCGTCGGAGCGGGAACTGACGAGGCTGTCGTTCGAATTGCGCTGGGGAGCCTCGCCGGCAGGTATGGCCGGAGACGAAGGCACCGACAACGCGAGGGCGAGAGCCAGGCAGGAAACGGGTCGGCGATGCACGGAGTCCGATCGGTGGGCAAGGGGGTTGCGAGTGGGCGGAGGCCATGACACGAAGGACG of Betaproteobacteria bacterium contains these proteins:
- a CDS encoding amidohydrolase family protein, translating into MSERPAGWLSDKELEEVLPADKAAFRSPIPTQIVSNGEYNPPPQTAQQRQVEGLINEYSDKYAKYHGVDRRSFLKSASGFAAAFLAMNQVFGPVFNVSEVEAKDRDFANERSRQLANQFIFDDQTHFVRDDFDKEGLLGLGKYAVERWNPAMAKTPMTLARYKFENYLKEIFMDSDTKVALLSSAPFDDPSWYLLYNDQLRDARSVVNTISGSRRLLSHSVFTPGTPGWMDEVEKSIAEYQPDSWKGYTIGDPLSPSAKGTAWRLDDEKLVYPFYERARQSGLNRIICIHKGLLPRDYEKSWPGVWKHATVDDLPKAAKDNPDFAFIMYHGALRIFLEDPAHDLAKFEQTGRIDWVTDLARMRDQNGLTNVYGELGTTFATCAVTNPRMAAAVVGSLVNGLGADHVVWGTDSVWYGSPQWQIEAFRRLEIPEDMMKKMGWKIRLGDADSKVKRMIFGENSARLYNYQVTADVMDKMSHDKLAQMKDEYNREGVERNNTYYGYIGKKSETA
- a CDS encoding c-type cytochrome → MTTDWDELEFWTLALAVPARRSSGDPLVQRGETIFGEAGCSTCHTPQMKTAQEFPPLPALAGQTFHPYTDLLLHDMGEGLADGRPDFEAGGRDWRTPPLWGIGLSETVNGSPAYLHDGRARNFTEAILWHGGEATESRNTFRSMPSQDRQALLKFLESL